AGCTGGCCGACGCGATCGAGGCGGCCAAGGCCGAGACCTCGAAGCCGTCGATCATCCTGCTCCGCACGATCATCGCCTGGCCGGCCCCGACCAAGCAGGGCACCGGTGCCTCGCACGGCTCGGCCCTCGGCCTGGACGAGATCAAGGCCACGAAGGAACTGCTCGGCTTCCCGGCCGACCAGGACTTCTACGTCGAGCCCGAGGTGTTCAAGCACGTCCGCGGCGCGATCGACCGCGGTCAGGCCCTGAAGGCCGCCTGGCTGGACGGTTTCAAGAAGTGGGAGGCCGCCAACCCCGAGCGCGCCGCCCTGCACGAGCGTCTCGCGGCGGGCCGTCTGCCCGACGGCTGGGAGAGCGCGCTGCCGTCGTTCCCGGCCGGCAAGGACGTCTCCACCCGCAAGGCCTCCGGCGCCGTCCTCGACGCCCTGGCCCCGGTTCTGCCGGAGCTGTGGGGCGGTTCGGCCGACCTGGCCGAGTCGAACAACACCACGATGAAGGGTGAGCCGTCGTTCATCCCGTCGCGGCGTTCCACCAGCACGTGGACCGGTGACCCGTACGGCCGCACGCTGCACTTCGGCATCCGCGAGCACGCGATGGGCTCGATCCTCGCGGGTATCCGGCTGCACGGGAACACCCGCCCCTACGGCGGCACGTTCCTCCAGTTCAGCGACTACATGCGGGGCGCCGTCCGGCTCACCTCGCTGATGGACATCCCGGTCACCTACGTGTGGACCCACGACTCCATCGGCCTGGGCGAGGACGGCCCGACGCACCAGCCGGTCGAGCACCTGGCCGCGCTGCGGGCGATCCCGAACCTGTCGGTGGTCCGCCCGGCCGACGCCAACGAGACCGCGTGGGCCTGGCGTTCGCTGCTGGAGCGCAACTCCGGCCCGGTCGGCCTGATCCTGTCCCGTCAGAACCTGCCCACCTTCGACCGTGAGGCCCCCGGCTTCAACGGCGCCGAGGGCGTGGCGCGCGGTGGGTACATCCTGGCCGAGGCCGACGGCGGCGACCCCAAGGTGATCCTGATGGGCACCGGCTCCGAGGTCCAGCTCGCGGTCGAGGCCCGTGAGGTGCTCCAGGCCGAGGGAATCCCGACCCGGGTCGTCTCGTTGCCGTGCATCGAGTGGTTCAACGAGCAGGACGCCAACTACAAGGCGACCGTGCTGCCCCACACCGTCAAGGCGCGGGTCTCGGTCGAGGCCGGCATCGCCCTCGGCTGGCGCGAGCTGGTCGGTGACAACGGCCGCAGCATCTCGCTGGAGCACTACGGCGCCTCCGCGGACTACAAGCGCATCTTCAAGGAGTTCGGCATCACCACGGACGCCGTGGTCGAGGCCGCCAAGGAGAGCCTGCGCGGCACCGAGTGACTCGCGCGCTCAACCCGAAGCGCGCGTAGCACCTGCACCACCCGGTTCGTCTCCCGGCGTCGACGAGGACGCGGGAGACGGGCCGGTTTCGAGAATGAGCCGTGCGGACGCCGCACGGCACCCGCAACAGGAGGCACATTCGTGAGCAACGCAACCAAAGACCTTGCCGCCAACGGCGTCTCGGTCTGGCTGGACGACCTGTCCCGCGAGCTGCTGGAGAGCGGCGACCTGGCGAAGCTGATCGCCGAGCGCGGCGTGGTCGGCGTCACGACCAACCCGACCATCTTCGCCAACGCGCTGTCCAAGGGCGACCGCTACCAGGACCAGGTGGACGCTCTCGCGAAGAAGAACGCGGACGTCGACCTCGCGGTCTTCGAGATCACCACCGACGACGTGCGTTCGGCGTCCGACGTGTTCAAGCCGCTCTACGACTCGACGAACGGCCAGGACGGCCGGGTCTCGATCGAGGTCGACCCGCGGCTCGCGCGTGACACCGAGGGCACGATCGACAGCGCCAAGAAGCTCTGGGCGACCGTCGACCGCAAGAACGCCATGATCAAGATCCCGGCCAGCGTCGAGGGCCTGCCGGCCATCACCGCCGTGATCGCCGAGGGCATCAGCGTCAACGTCACGCTGATCTTCTCGCTCGAGCGCTACCGCGCCGTCATCGACGCCTACCTGGCCGGCCTGGAGCAGGCCAAGGCCAAGGGCATCGACCTGTCCACGATCCGCTCCGTCGCCTCGTTCTTCGTGTCGCGTGTCGACACCGAGATCGACAAGCGCCTGGTCAAGATCGGCACCGACGAGGCCCTGGCGCTGAAGAGCAAGGCCGGTCTGGCCAACGCCCAGCTCGCCTACCAGGCCTTCGAGGAGTCCGTGGCGACCGCCCGCTGGCAGGAGCTGGCCGCGGCCGGCGCGCACGTGCAGCGTCCGCTGTGGGCCTCGACCGGAGTCAAGGACCCGTCGCTGCCCGACACCCTCTACGTGACCGAGCTGGTCGCGAAGAACACGGTCAACACCATGCCGGGGGCCACCCTGGAGGCCACCTTCGACCACGGTGTGATCACGGGTGACACGGTGACCGGCTCCTACGCCAAGGCCACCGAGACGATGAACGCCCTGGCCGCCGTCGGCGTCGACTACAACGACGTCGTCAACCTGCTCGAGGTCGAGGGCCTGGACAAGTTCGAGAAGAGCTGGGCCGAGCTCCTGGGCTCGGTGACCGACGAGCTGGAGCGCGCCAAGGCGCGGGTCGCGGAGTGAGCGAGGCCGACGTCTGGCCCGCCGACGACGTGGCCGCCGACGTGACCGTCACCCCCGCCGGTGCCGACGCGCTGAAGGCACTGGAGAAGCACCTGTCCACGCTGGTCGCCGACAAGGTGGCCTCGCGGATCGCGGGCAAGGACGCCACCCTCTGGGGTGACGCCGCCGTGTCCGAGGCCTCCGTCCGCCTGGGCTGGGTCGGCCTGGCCGACACCTCCCGGCCGCTGGTCGAGCCGATCGAGGCGCTGCGGGCCGAGCTGCTCGCCGAGGGCGTCGACCGGGTCGTGCTGTGCGGCATGGGCGGTTCGTCGCTGGCCCCCGAGGTGATCACCAAGACGGCCGGGGTCGACCTGGTCGTGCTGGACACCACCGATCCGGGCCAGGTGCGCAGCGCGCTGGTCGAGCTGGAGCGCACGGTCATCGTGGTCTCCAGCAAGTCCGGCGGCACGGTCGAGACCGACAGCCAGCGCCGCGTTTTCGAGGCTGCCTTCACCGCCGCCGGGATCGACGCCAAGCGCCGCATCGTCGTCGTCACCGACCCGGGCTCGCCGCTGGAGAAGGCCTCGAACGAGGCCGGCTACCGCGCCGTGTTCAGCGCCGACCCGACGATCGGCGGCCGCTACTCGGCGCTGACCGCGTTCGGCCTGGTGCCGTCCGGTCTGGCCGGTGTCGACGTGGGCGCCCTGCTCGACGAGGCGGCCGCGGTCAGCGACCAGCTCGCCGAGGACGTCGAGGCGAACCCGGGCCTGGTGCTCGGTGCGGTCCTCGGTGGCTCGCCCACGCCGGGCTCGAACGGTTTCCGCGACAAGGTGGTGTTCGCCGACTACGGCTCGGGCATCAACGGTTTCGGTGACTGGGCCGAGCAGCTGATCGCCGAGAGCACCGGCAAGGAGGGCACCGGCCTGCTGCCGGTGGTCGCCTCGCCGCAGGCGCCGGACGTCACCGCCCCCGCGGACGACACGGTCGTGGTGCGTCTGGCCCCGATCGGTTCCGACGCCACCACGGCGCCCACCGCCTCGGACGCCCCGGCGGCCGTCACGGTGAACGGGCCGCTGGGTGCGCAGTTCCTGCTCTGGGAGTACGCCACCGCGGTGGCCGGGCGCCTGATCGGGATCAACCCGTTCGACCAGCCCGACGTGGAGAGCGCGAAGGCCGCCGCCCGTGGCCTGCTCGACGCCACGCCGGAGCCGGAGCCGGCCGACGCCGTCGACGGCGGCATCGAGATCCGGGCCACCCCGGGTCTGCTCAACGGTGCCACCACCGTCGAGGCCGCCGTGGACGCCCTGCTCGCACAGCTGCCGGGCCGGGGCTACCTGGCCGTGATGGCATACCTCGACCGGCTCGCCGAGAGCGAGCTGGAGGGTGTGCGCGACCCGCTGGCCAAGCGCACGGGCCGGCCCGTCACCTTCGGGTGGGGGCCGCGGTTCCTGCACTCCACCGGTCAGTTCCACAAGGGTGGCGCCCCGGTCGGGGTCTACCTCCAGATCACCGCGGACTCCGCGAAGGACCTGGAGATCCCGGACCGGCCGTTCACCTTCGGCAAGCTGATCGGGGCCCAGGCCGCCGGTGACGCCACGGTGCTGGCCCAGCACGACCGGCCGGTGCTGCGTCTGCACCTGGCCGACCGGGAGGCCGGTCTGGCCGAGCTGATCCGGGTGCTGAGCCGCTAGCAGTACGTGTTCGAGGGGTGGGTCTGCTGATACGGGGAACAGCAGGCCCACCCTTCGCGTACGGATGACGGGAATGACCAAGGTCCCGCCGGACTTGGTTCCACATGCGTGGGCATGTCACGAGCTCCTCGACGTCCACCATTTTTCGATTGAAAGCTCTGAGAGGAACAACGGTGAGCCCGACCCGGGTGAGTGCCAGCGAGAACCCGCTGCGCGACGACCGTGACCGCAGGCTGCCCAGAATCGCCGGCCCCAGTGGCCTCGTGATGTTCGGGGTCACCGGCGACCTGGCCCGCAAGAAGCTGATGCCGGCCATCTACGACCTGTTCAACCGGGGCCTGCTGCCGCCCGGTTTCTCCCTGGTCGGCTACGGCCGCCGGGACTGGTCGGACGCCGACTTCGCCGAGCAGGTCCGGGCGTCCGTGAGCCGGTACGCGCGGACCCCGTTCCGCACCGAGGTGTGGGACCAGCTGGCCGAGGGCCTGCGGTTCGTGCAGGGCAACTTCGACGACGACGCGGGGTTCGACCGGCTGGCCGAGGTGCTGGCCGAGCTCGACACCACACGCGGCATCGGCGGCAACTACGGTTTCTACCTGTCCATCCCGCCGGGCGCGTTCCCGGTGGTGACCAAGCAGCTGGCGCGTTCGGGCCTGTCCGAGCAGGACGGTGATTCCTGGCGCCGGGTGGTGATCGAGAAGCCGTTCGGCCACGACCTGGACTCGGCGCGTGAGCTGAACGAGGTCGTGGAGTCGGTGTTCCCGCCCGACTCGGTGTTCCGGATCGACCACTACCTGGGCAAGGAGACGGTCCAGAACCTGCTGGCGCTGCGGTTCGCGAACCAGCTGTGGGAACCGATCTGGAACGCCCACTACGTGGACCACGTGCAGATCACGATGGCGGAAGACATCGGGATCGGCGGCCGGGCCGGGTACTACGACGGCATCGGCGCGGCGCGTGACGTGATCCAGAACCACCTGCTCCAGCTGCTCGCGCTGACCGCGATGGAGGAGCCGATCTCGTTCGACGCCAAGGATCTGCGGGCCGAGAAGGAGAAGGTGCTCTCCGCCGTGCGGGTTCCCGCCGACCTGGACTCCGCCGCCGCGCGGGGCCAGTACTCGAAGGGCTACCAGGGCAACGAGGCGGTCATCGGCTTCCTCGAGGAGGACGGCATCGCGCCGGACTCGATCACCGAGACCTTCGCCGCCATCCGCGTCGACATCGATACCCGCCGCTGGGCCGGGGTGCCGTTCTACCTGCGGGCCGGCAAGCGCCTGGGCCGCCGCGTCACCGAGATCGCGGTGGTGTTCAAGCGGGCGCCGTTCCTGCCGTTCGACAACACCGCCACCGGCGAGCTGGGCCAGAACGCCATCGTCATCCGGGTTCAGCCGGACGAGGGCGTGACCATCCGCTTCGGGTCCAAGGTGCCCGGCACGGCGATGGAGGTCCGCGACGTCAACATGGACTTCAGCTACGGCGAGTCGTTCACCGAGTCCTCCCCCGAGGCCTACGAGCGGCTGATCCTCGACGTCCTGCTCGGTGACCCGCCGCTGTTCCCCCGGCACGAGGAGGTCGAGCTCTCCTGGAAGATCCTCGACCCCTTCACCAAGCACTGGGAGACGACCGGCAAGCAGCCCGAGGCCTACTACCCCGGCCAGTGGGGCCCGGCCTCGGCCCACGACATGCTGGCCCGCGACGGACGTAGCTGGAGGGTCCCGTGATCGTCGACCTGCCGAACACCACCACCAACGAGGTCAGCAAGCGCCTCGTCGAGGCCCGCGGCGAGAGCGGAGCGGTGGCCCAGGGCCGGGTGCTCACGCTGATCCTCGTGGCCGACGAGGCCAACGCCGACGACGCCATCGGCACCGCGAACGACGCCAGCCGGGAGCACCCCTCCCGCGTGCTGGTGATCGTGCGCGGCGCCACCGAGGGCGACTCCCGGCTGGACGCGCAGATCCGGGTCGGCGGTGACGCCGGTGCCGCCGAGGTGGTGGTGCTGCGCCTGTTCGGCGAGCTGGCCAACCACGGCTCGGCCCTGGTGACGCCGCTGCTGCTGCCCGACGCGCCGGTCGTGGTCTGGTGGGCCGGCGAGCCCCCGGCCGACCCGGTGACCGAGCGGATCGGCACGATGGCCACCCGCCGCATCGTCGACAGCTCCAAGGCCGCTGACCCGGTGGCCGCGCTGTACCAGCTGGCCTCGGTGGCCGCCCCCGGCACCACCGACCTGTCGTGGAGCCGGCTCACCCGCTGGCGGGCGCTGCTCGCGGCGGCGCTGGACCAGCCGCCGTACGAGGAGGTCACCTCGGCCACGGTGAAGGGTGCCGCGGACAAGCCGAGCGTGGAGCTGATGGCCGCCTGGCTGGCCTACGCCCTGGACTGCCCGGTGACGATCGAGCACACCGAGCCGGGCACCGGCATGGTCGGCGTCACGCTGACCCGCGCCTCCGGCGACATCTCGATCGTGCGGGAAGACGGCACGGTGGCCACGATGACCCAGCCCGGTCAGCCGGAGCGCCGGGTCGCGCTGCACCGCCGCACCGACGTGGACTGCCTGACCGAGGAGCTGCGGCGCCTGGAGGAGGACGAGCTGTTCGCGGACGTCCTGGCCCAGGGCATGCCGAAGCTGCGCGAGGGGGCTTCCGCATGAGTGAGCCGGAGAAGATCGTCCTGGCCGACGGTGAGCAGCTGGCCGCCGCCGCGGCGGCCCGGCTGATCACCGTGCTCGTCGACGCGCAGGCCGCCCGCGGCCACGCGCACGCCGTGCTCACCGGCGGCTCGAACGGCGGGGCGCTGCTCAAGGCCGTCGCGGCCTCCCCCGCCCGGGACGCCGTGGACTGGGCCCGGGTGGACCTGTGGTGGGGCGACGAGCGTTTCCTGCCGGCCGGTGACCCGGAGCGCAACGAGACGCAGGCGCGCGAGTACCTGCTCGACGCCCTGCCCCTGGAGCCGGGGAGGGTGCACGTGATGGCGCCCTCCGACGGCGAGTTCGGTGACGACGTGGACGCCGCCGCGGCCGCCTACGCCGCGGAGCTGGCCGGTTTCGGTTCCGCCGTGCCGGCTTTCGACGTGCTGATGCTGGGCGTCGGCCCGGACGGGCACGTCGCGTCGCTGTTCCCCGGGCACCCGGGCTACGCGGTGACGGAGGGCACGGCGATCGCCGTGCGCGAGTCGCCGAAGCCTCCGCCGGTGCGCATCTCCCTGACCCTCGGCGCCATCGGTGCCGCGCGTCAGGTGTGGCTGCTGGCCGGTGGGGCGGGCAAGGCGGACGCCGTGGCCGGGGCCCTGGGTGACCAGGACCTGCCCGCCGGTGCGGTGCGCGGCACCGAGCGCACGCTGTGGCTGCTCGACGAGGCGGCCGCCTCGAAGCTGTAACCGCTTGCGAACAAGGGACGGCGCCAGGCTCTGAGAGCCTGGCGCCGTCCCTTTGGCGTCCCCATCCGCCTGACCACCCGGGTGACCATCCAGCGGTCGGTGACCCGGGTGCCGTCCCGGCGGCCGGGCACGTACAGTCCGTGCCTGATGAGCATCCTTTTCCTCCCCTTCGACCGCACCGACGTGCCTGGCCCGGTCCGGGAGCTGGTACCGGCCGCGACGCTGGAGCGCTGGTGCGGCGCCGACCGCTCGGCGTCCCGGCCCCGGCTCGTGGTCGCGACCGCCGGCCACACCGACACCGGCACCGGTGGCACCTGGACGGCAGTCGCCCTGGTCACCGCGCGCCCGCACACCGCGTCCGTGAAGATCGTGGGGGCGGCCGGGGAGCCCACCGCGATCGACGCCGTGATCGAGGCGATCGCCGCCGACGCCGTCGAATCCGGTGCGGTGCAGCTGAAATGGGAGGGTGAGCCGGCCGGTTCGGCCCACGGCTTCGTGCCGATGAGCCCGCCACTGCCGTCCGGCCCGGGCACCGGCACGCAGGCTACCGGGCTGGTGCGCTGGCTGGTACCCGACGTCACGCTGCACCCGACGCCGTACTACGCGCAGACCACCCTGGTCTCCTGCGGCGCTGTCACCGCGCTGTCGGCGGCGGCCGCGGTCACCGGCGACGACCTGACCCTCGACGCCGACGGCGAGGTCGCCTTCTGGCAGGAGGCCACCAATCATCCGGCCTGCGAGCCGGTCGGTCTCGGGGTCGCGCTCGCCCGACGCCACCCCGAGCTGGCCGTCACCGTCGCCCTGGACACCGACCGGCCGGTGATCCTGGAACACCTGGACGGGCAGGAGCGGGACTGGCGTGCCGCCCTCCAGCGCGAGTCCCGGCGGGCGGCAGCCGATCTCGGAATCCCGGTCGAGGCGGAACGGCTGCGGCTGCCCGATCTCGCCGGGGCCGTGCGGGCCGGGACGGGCGCCCTGCTCCTGATCGACCTCACCCTGATGCGCGGCCTGCCGTTCCCGCACTGGGTGCGCTGCACCGGCACGGCCGGCGACACCGTGGTGCTCGACGACCCGTCCGTCGATCCGGCCCTCGGGGAGAGCTGGGTGGACGGCCATCTGCTCCCGGTCGGTGTCGCCGACCTGGACGCGATGGCCGCGTTCGGGGCCGGGGGCTATCGCGGGGCGGTGCTCGTCCGGCGCAGGTCGAACAGCTGACAACGAAGGACGACGCCGGGCCGTGACGGTTCTCGTCGTCCTTCGTTCGCCCCCGCCGGCGACAAGAACTGGCCCGAACGGACGACACCCGCACCGACCACTCAGCCCGAAAATGCTCCCGGGGAGTGGATTCCCCCGCCGATCACGAAATCTCGTGGACACAATGGGGACTCACGGTGAAGTGGGGGCGTTCATGCCTGATCACGGTTCCAGTCGTCCGCGGCGCGGGGCGCCGATCCTCGCCATGGCGGCGGCGGTGCTGGCCGCCACCCTGGCCTCCGCGCTGCTCGGTCCGGCCGCGAACGCCGCGGACAACGCCACCGACGTGCCGCTGCACCCGGCCCCGCAGGTGAACCTGAGCATGCTGGGCGGCTCGGACAGGGGCTACGCGGTGCAGATGGAGAAGCCGATCCCGGGCCGCTGGGGCGTGTACACGGGTGGGCCGGGCGACCGGCTGACCGAGCGGACGGTCGCCGTGCCGCAGGACCGGCCCTGGGACGCCACCTATCTCGGTGTGGTGGGTCAGCAGCTCGGCTACGTGGTCGACTTCCCCGGCACCGTGACCCGTTACGAGATGCACCGGCTGAACGTGCTCACCGGCAACGACACGGCGCTCGGCACGGTGACCACCCGGCCGGTGGCCTTCACCGCGGACAGCTGGCTCAGTTTCAGCGACGGCTGGCTGGTGTCGACCCGGTTCGCCGACGGCACGGCGACCCGGGTGGCCGAGACCGGCACGATGTGGCACGTGGAGCTCACCACCAACGGCATGCTGATCGAGACGACGAACGACGCGCGCAGCGAATGGTACCTGGATCTGGTCGATTTCGACTCCGGCACCCGCAGGCGCGTGGCCACCGAGGCGCAGATCTACCAGTTCAGCGTCTCCCCCACCACGATGGTCTGGACGGCGAACCCCGAGGTGGGCAAGCCTCAGGTGGTGAAGGTGCAGGACCGTTCGTCCGGGCAGCTGTTCACCTACCTGGAGACCGACGACTACGCCGACGCCACGCCCAAGGTGGCCGGTGACCACGGCGCGGCCTACGTCGTCCCTCGGGTGGACTCCTGGAAGCTGCGCACCGTCACCCCCTCCGGGGTGGTGAGCACGGTCGACCTGCCGGATTACGCGGAGGGACTGGCCGCGGACGGCCCGCGGTGGCTGCTCGGCGTTCGCGGCCGCACCGGGGACGCCGGGGTCTGGGCGGTGCGCGACGGCGCGGCCGCCCAGGTGGCCACGGTGGCGGCACCGGACACCGGCGTCACCGGGATCTCGTTCGCCGCCGGGCGGATCTACTACGCCGACAACGCCACCTACGACGACGGCACCACCCCGCTCGACCTGAGTGCCCCGATGTCGGTCTGGTCGCGGCCGGTGACCGGCCTGGGCGCACCGGTGCTGGGTGACGAGACCGAGCTGGAGCAGCGCAGTGCGCACCTGCTCGGCGACTCGTCCCTGAGCATGTCGTTCTCGGCCGGCCGCGGCGTGGTCAGCGGTGTGGTCACCGGATCGCAGTTCACCTGGCGGCTTCTCGACCGCGGCAGGACCACGGCCACCGTGCGGCAGCCGTTCTCGTTCCAGCCCACCGGGGAGTACGACACCCGCTACCCGAACGTCTCCGGCCCTTACCTGGTGGCGGCCGGTCACGTCTACGATCCGGGCGGCAAGCTGCTGTACTCCCGGCCCGGGGCGGCGTCCGGCGAGATCGGCTACCACGACGGCAACGACGACCTGTACGGGCCCCGGCTGATCTACACCCGCGACGCGAAGAAGTCCGGTTACCAGGACATCTGGCTGCGCGACCTGGACCGGCCGAAGTCCGCGAGCAACCCGGGCCGGCTGGGCAGCGTCAAGGTGAGCTCACCGAAGGTGGCGATCTGGGGCAACACCGTGGCCTGGCAGTCCGGCTCGCGCGAGATCAGCCTGCGCACTCTGTCGTCCACCAAGGTCCGCAAGGTGAGGATCACCGGGCCGCTGGTCGAACTGACGCTGGGTGAGGGGGTTCTGGCCTGGAACGCGAACGCCAAGACCTACGCCCTGAGCACGGTCAGCTCCACCTCCGTTCCGTGGGCCCTGGCCGCGGCCGGCCGCACGATCCGGGTGGACGACCACTACCTGGCCCGCCGGGTCAGCACCGGCGCCGTCGTGGTGTACCGGATGTACACCGGCGACTACCACCCCCGGCTCATCGGTACCTTCGCGCCGGCCGGGTTCACCCCCAACGGCGACGGCCGGGCCGACACCTGGAACCCCCAGTTCGACCTGTCCAAACCGGTGGACGACGTGCAGCTCGTCGTCCGCAGCACCAAGACGGGTTCGGTGCTGCGCACCCTGACCGGAACCGGGCCGGACGGCAGCATCCGGGACCTGGCGTTCGACGGCCGCAACGGCAGCGGTAAGCCGCTGGCCAACGGCACCTACAGCTGGCAGCTCACGGCCTCGGCGAAGGACGGGGAGGGCGCGGTGATCGGGATCCGTGGTGAGAAGAAGGTGACGGGGACGGTGAAGATCGGCAAGGTCGGTTCCTGACCTCCTGCACGACAGCTCTTTTCAGCGTTCCGCCCGGCGCACCGGTTCGCCGGGCCGGTTTCCGGCCGCGCGTGCTGCTGGAGGCCGACGACGCGTCCACCGTGCGCGACTACGTGGCGGCCGGGCTGGGCATCGCGATCCTGCCGGCCGACGGCTCGGCCGACCCGCGCATCGCCACCGTGCCGATCGACGACGAGGGGGCGGTACGCCAGATGGGGCTCACCTGGTACTCCGGGGCCAGCCTCAGCGCCACCGCCCGCGACTTCGCCGAGCACACCCGGCAGCTCAACCGGCGCTACCCGGGCTGGGCCGACCTGGTCTGAACCGGCCCGGCCGGTAAAGTTCAAGAACCGCGCCCGGCCGGCCGATCCACCGGACATGCCGCCCGCGACCGACCTCCCCGGCGACGCCCTCGCCGTCGCCCGCATGGCCTCCGGGATCCTGCATCTCG
The sequence above is drawn from the Kineosporia corallincola genome and encodes:
- a CDS encoding FlgD immunoglobulin-like domain containing protein translates to MPDHGSSRPRRGAPILAMAAAVLAATLASALLGPAANAADNATDVPLHPAPQVNLSMLGGSDRGYAVQMEKPIPGRWGVYTGGPGDRLTERTVAVPQDRPWDATYLGVVGQQLGYVVDFPGTVTRYEMHRLNVLTGNDTALGTVTTRPVAFTADSWLSFSDGWLVSTRFADGTATRVAETGTMWHVELTTNGMLIETTNDARSEWYLDLVDFDSGTRRRVATEAQIYQFSVSPTTMVWTANPEVGKPQVVKVQDRSSGQLFTYLETDDYADATPKVAGDHGAAYVVPRVDSWKLRTVTPSGVVSTVDLPDYAEGLAADGPRWLLGVRGRTGDAGVWAVRDGAAAQVATVAAPDTGVTGISFAAGRIYYADNATYDDGTTPLDLSAPMSVWSRPVTGLGAPVLGDETELEQRSAHLLGDSSLSMSFSAGRGVVSGVVTGSQFTWRLLDRGRTTATVRQPFSFQPTGEYDTRYPNVSGPYLVAAGHVYDPGGKLLYSRPGAASGEIGYHDGNDDLYGPRLIYTRDAKKSGYQDIWLRDLDRPKSASNPGRLGSVKVSSPKVAIWGNTVAWQSGSREISLRTLSSTKVRKVRITGPLVELTLGEGVLAWNANAKTYALSTVSSTSVPWALAAAGRTIRVDDHYLARRVSTGAVVVYRMYTGDYHPRLIGTFAPAGFTPNGDGRADTWNPQFDLSKPVDDVQLVVRSTKTGSVLRTLTGTGPDGSIRDLAFDGRNGSGKPLANGTYSWQLTASAKDGEGAVIGIRGEKKVTGTVKIGKVGS
- a CDS encoding LysR substrate-binding domain-containing protein translates to MTSCTTALFSVPPGAPVRRAGFRPRVLLEADDASTVRDYVAAGLGIAILPADGSADPRIATVPIDDEGAVRQMGLTWYSGASLSATARDFAEHTRQLNRRYPGWADLV